A stretch of DNA from Fusobacterium sp. DD2:
TTTGACCTTGACCACGATATTAAAAACTTTAATCTGATTTTAGATAATTAGATTGTAAAAAACATTACTAGGGGGGAAGTTTATATGTGGATAGTTATCGGTATCTTATTTTTCATAGTTATGATAATAACAGAGATGAGTGAAAGTATGCCAGTGGTACTTTCTATAATCAAATGGCTGATTATAGCTATTATAATCGCTCTTTTCTTAAGACTTTTATGGGCGATAATCTGCTCTTTCTAGAAAAACAGGAAATTTATAAAAACATAAAGGAGTTTGCATGGATAAAGAGATAAATATAGATATATACAAGATTGCTGAGAAATATAATCTTACAGAGTCAGAAGAGATGGCACTTAAATATATAGTCAACAACTTTGAAAAATCCCTTGAAATAGGGGTAAGAGGTGTTGCAAAACAGTGCTTTGCCTCTACTTCAGTTGTGATGAATCTAGCTAAAAAACTTGGGTACAAGGGCTTTGTAGATATGGTTTATAAGCTGGAGTTCAATATGAAAAGTCATCTTGAACACTCAAATCTCAACAACCAGTTCTGTGTAAATCTCTCAGAGGAGAAGTTGAGATATTTTAAAAAACTCATATCTGATAAGAATAGGCCTATATTTGTCCATGGGACAGGATTTTCAGCTGCTGTAGTGAGATATATAAGTGATAAGCTTATGGTGCAGGGTCATTACAGTATGAGATCTGAATA
This window harbors:
- a CDS encoding SIS domain-containing protein; the encoded protein is MDKEINIDIYKIAEKYNLTESEEMALKYIVNNFEKSLEIGVRGVAKQCFASTSVVMNLAKKLGYKGFVDMVYKLEFNMKSHLEHSNLNNQFCVNLSEEKLRYFKKLISDKNRPIFVHGTGFSAAVVRYISDKLMVQGHYSMRSEYMETMEPKFLKKGILIVVSKSGETSQVTMLCEKATLNEVPIILFTGAKNSTVENMADLTFIIKDSNPMDDRNLQCNDFFGNAILFFERLLLMIEKEAVVNL